GCCGAGGTGAGGATGTCCCCGTCGTCCACGAACAGCACGTCGGGCTCGACGAGGACGCCGGGGAAGCGGGACCGGAGCGCGTCCACGCACTGCCAGTGCGTGGCGACACGGCGCCCTTCGAGGACGCCGGCCTCGGCGAGGGCGAACGCACCGCTGCAGAAGGAGACCAGCCGTGCGCCGCGCGCGTGGGCCCGGCTGATGGCGTCGAGCACCGCGGGCCGGCGCGGCGCGTGCACGTCGGGCCTGCTGAGGATGATCAGGGTGTCGGCCGCGTCGGCCGCCTCCAGGGCGGCGACCTCCGACAGCGCGAAGAAACGGTTGCGCATGGAGGTGTGGGTGTCAGGGGCGCAGAGGGTGAACTCGTACAGGTCCCTGCCGAGTTCGGGCCGGGGCAGGCCGAAGAGCTCGATGGCGCAGCCGAGTTCGAACGGATTGGTGTTCTCGTCGACGAGCGCCGCGACCCGGTGTGGGGCTGCCGTCGTTGCGGCCTGCAAGAATCCTTTCGGCATGTGCCTGTTCTAGCACTCACGCCGGCCGCCGCCGGCATCGGAGGATGGGTTCCTGCCGCGGGGCGAACCGGGCCCGCGCCGGCGGGCGGGACGTGCGGGAAGCGGCCTTTGGCCCGGCTCCCGGCCCGAGGGTCCCGCCGCCCTCTCCTGCCATTCTGCTTTCCTCCGAAGGGACCTTCCGTGCGTAAAATCCAGCGTGCCGTCGTGGTGACAGGGCTCGTCACCGGCCTGTTCGCGTCCGTTGCCTCGCCGGCCTCCGCGGCCGGCGTCTACACAGTCAGCGCCAACACCGAGCAGGGGGCCTTCATCCTGCAGATGTGCGCGGAGTTCGAACAGCAGGGGACCGGTTGCACGGTCACGTGGGACACCTCCACCTACCAGACCTCGCACGCGGCCGAGCGGCCGGTCGGAGACACCGCCTTCAACTACAGCACGCAGGTACTCACCCACTCCATGAGCTGGTCCGACACCGTGGGCAGCACGGACAGCCTGGCGGTGAGCGCCAGTGCCAAGACCCAGCTGTGGAAGACCGTCGAGTTC
Above is a genomic segment from Streptomyces globosus containing:
- a CDS encoding helix-turn-helix domain-containing protein, giving the protein MPKGFLQAATTAAPHRVAALVDENTNPFELGCAIELFGLPRPELGRDLYEFTLCAPDTHTSMRNRFFALSEVAALEAADAADTLIILSRPDVHAPRRPAVLDAISRAHARGARLVSFCSGAFALAEAGVLEGRRVATHWQCVDALRSRFPGVLVEPDVLFVDDGDILTSAGSAAALDLGLHIIRRDHGAETANDVSRRLVFAAHRDGGQRQFVERPVPEVPDASLAPVLAWAQERLDTPLTVSDLAARAAVSTTTLHRRFRAQLGTTPLAWLTGERVTLARRLLERGESRIELIARHSGLGTPANLRVLLRRETGLSPSAYRNRFGPGAV